A single region of the Populus nigra chromosome 2, ddPopNigr1.1, whole genome shotgun sequence genome encodes:
- the LOC133681515 gene encoding GBF-interacting protein 1-like: protein MSGGGVRVSIPSNARKTIQNIKEIAGNHSDEEIYAMLKECSMDPNETAQKLLSQDPFHEVKRKRDRKKENAHYRESGDSRWRSGSQGRVSRGSRTIFSPRRTAHDTGGGRNSAAGRDNGISHAAEKGTGSSLSASEEKSKETTASASLSAVVANGPTGVVSGNSSATHASNLPTGSDQHEVASSPIGVNNVGKEVPCIDVDNTPTIAFGTGDTCKESVPSSSNSSMSVTPASSSAVCLSLSDPVLIPSNELHPPGTVGAIKREVGIHRTAGESNAVIPSEKSASEIGLPFMQGKLPSKNQGVGKNQLSESSQPSSASIQGGSSGSRPSSNYSSRSQQIGPQKVGSNKEWKPKSTNPNVAQESGTVGLSAISNIPLEASGHSQPSSGVFDSEEATAKLQKKLEELHIPQRQNVIIPHHIHVPESERTKLSFGSFDASFGVPSCHASPPESDKSSTPVSETSQVIEESVEEQAQSKQNTLLTAEEGNYPDHPQSPSHVPGKLSAEGDVSSNAVPDYESKQEAALLSGGHQYSVVHTSPSYSFGFVPPMLGSQIAPFENSESQARDVSRLPSFVVQQPFDPTSYYAQFYRSSADSDGHVSPFPAPGVASKYNGNVAVLPPHTSQSPQEGGNSLVLSTAGPTPLVTQAPGLLQTQQPVPVFRPPTGLHISHFPPNYIPYAPYFSPYYVPPPSIHQFLSNGAFPQQPQAGSVYPAPASAAATGVKYSLPQYKPGTNTVNANHIGMPSGYGPYGSSPTGYNPNSAVTGGNTTTNEDLGASQFKENNVYITGQQSSEGSAVWIAAPGRDISGLPASSFYNLPQGQHVTSAPTQAAHGTYTNIYHPGQPVTAAAVHPLLQQSQAMGGAVDMVGPAANVYQQPQHQQINWPSNY from the exons ATGAGCGGTGGTGGGGTTAGGGTTTCAATCCCGAGCAACGCGAGGAAGACGATCCAGAACATCAAGGAGATCGCAGGCAATCACAGTGACGAGGAGATTTATGCAATGCTCAAGGAGTGCTCTATGGATCCCAATGAAACCGCTCAAAAACTTCTCTCTCAAG ATCCATTTCACGAAGTCAAAAGGAAGCGTGACAGGAAAAAAGAG AATGCGCACTACAGAGAGTCTGGAGATTCTCGATGGAGGTCTGGTTCACAGGGGCGGGTGAGTAGAGGCAGTCGCACGATCTTCTCACCTCGTCGCACAGCACATG ATACTGGTGGTGGAAGGAACTCTGCTGCTGGAAGGGACAATGGAATCAGCCATGCTGCAGAGAAGGGCACTGGCTCTTCTTTGTCAGCCTCAGaagagaaaagcaaagaaaCTACTGCATCAGCAAG CTTGTCTGCAGTTGTGGCCAATGGTCCAACTGGTGTAGTTTCTGGAAACTCTAGTGCAACCCATGCCTCAAATTTACCTACAGGAAGCGATCAACATGAAGTGGCTTCGTCACCTATTGGTGTTAATAATGTGGGAAAGGAAGTGCCCTGCATTGATGTTGATAATACCCCAACTATTGCATTTGGAACTGGGGACACATGCAAGGAGTCCGTGCCAAGCTCTAGTAACTCCTCCATGTCTGTGACTCCGGCATCCTCATCAGCAGTCTGCTTATCATTGTCAGATCCTGTACTGATACCTTCTAATGAATTGCATCCTCCTGGTACTGTGGGTGCAATTAAACGTGAAGTGGGGATTCATCGAACTGCAGGTGAATCAAATGCAGTTATTCCTTCAGAGAAATCAG CTTCCGAGATTGGCCTTCCATTTATGCAAGGGAAGCTGCCAAGCAAAAACCAAGGAGTTGGGAAGAACCAGCTCAGCGAGTCTTCCCAGCCTTCATCTGCATCAATCCAGGGTGGCTCTTCTGGCAGCCGGCCTTCCTCTAACTACAGTAGCAGGTCACAACAAATTGGCCCACAAAAAG TTGGCTCTAATAAAGAGTGGAAACCAAAGTCCACAAACCCTAATGTAGCACAGGAGTCTGGAACAGTGGGTTTATCTGCCATCTCTAATATTCCACTTGAAGCCAGTGGCCATTCACAGCCCTCATCAGGTGTCTTTGATTCAGAAGAAGCAACTGCTAAACTGCAGAAGAAGCTGGAGGAGTTGCATATTCCCCAGCGTCAAAATGTTATCATTCCTCACCATATCCATGTTCCTGAATCTGAgagaacaaaattgagttttggaAGTTTTGATGCTAGTTTTGGGGTGCCATCATGCCATGCTAGCCCCCCCGAGAGTGATAAGAGTTCCACACCTGTGTCTGAAACTTCTCAGGTTATTGAAGAATCTGTGGAGGAACAAGCTCAAAG CAAACAAAATACACTGTTGACTGCTGAGGAGGGAAATTATCCTGATCATCCACAGTCGCCTTCACATGTCCCTGGAAAATTATCAGCTGAGGGTGATGTTTCATCCAATGCAGTGCCTGATTATGAGTCCAAACAGGAGGCTGCATTGTTGTCTGGAGGCCATCAATACTCGGTGGTTCATACTTCTCCAAGCTACAGTTTTGGATTTGTTCCTCCAATGTTAGGTAGTCAGATTGCACCATTTGAGAACTCAGAATCTCAAGCACGTGATGTTTCTCGCCTTCCCAGCTTTGTG GTCCAGCAACCATTTGACCCTACAAGTTATTACGCCCAATTTTATCGTTCAAGTGCTGATAGTGATGGTCACGTTTCTCCCTTTCCTGCACCTGGAGTTGCATCCAAGTACAATGGAAATGTTGCAGTATTGCCTCCTCATACTTCTCAGTCTCCCCAGGAG GGTGGGAATTCTTTAGTTCTTTCCACTGCTGGTCCTACTCCTCTGGTGACCCAAGCACCTGGGCTCTTGCAAACTCAGCAACCTGTCCCTGTCTTCCGTCCACCGACTGGGTTGCACATATCCCATTTCCCCCCGAACTACATCCCATATGCCCCCTACTTCTCCCCTTATTATGTCCCTCCTCCAAGCATCCACCAATTCTTAAGCAATGGTGCATTCCCACAGCAACCTCAAGCTGGCAGTGTGTATCCTGCACCAGCATCTGCAGCAGCCACAGGGGTCAAATATTCACTGCCACAATACAAACCTGGAACTAACACAGTAAATGCAAATCACATTGGAATGCCAAGTGGTTATGGACCATATGGCTCCTCTCCTACAGGTTATAATCCCAATTCTGCGGTGACGGGGGGAAACACAACCACAAATGAGGATCTTGGTGCATCTCAGTTCAAGGAAAATAATGTCTACATTACCGGGCAGCAG AGTAGTGAGGGTTCGGCTGTGTGGATTGCTGCTCCTGGCCGAGACATATCTGGCTTGCCAGCAAGTTCCTTCTACAACCTTCCTCAAGGTCAGCATGTGACTTCTGCACCAACTCAGGCTGCCCATGGCACCTATACCAATATCTATCACCCTGGGCAACCAGTGACCGCAGCAGCTGTTCACCCACTCCTGCAACAGTCTCAGGCCATGGGTGGAGCTGTTGATATGGTAGGACCTGCAGCCAATGTTTACCAGCAGCCCCAGCATCAACAGATCAACTGGCCTAGCAACTACTGA